One segment of Arenicella xantha DNA contains the following:
- a CDS encoding 3-oxoacid CoA-transferase subunit B, producing the protein MALTRDQLAQRVAQEFRDGYYVNLGIGIPTLAANFIPKNMNVMLQSENGLLGMGQFPLDEEVDADLINAGKQTVTMVPGAAIFSSAESFAMIRGGHVDLTVLGAFEVDCEGNIASYMIPGKLIKGMGGAMDLVAGADNIIVTMMHASKSGESKLRTQCSLPLTGKGCIKRVLTDLALMDIEGGKFILRERAPGVTVEEIKSRTEGALLIPDHVPEMSFA; encoded by the coding sequence ATGGCTTTAACTCGTGATCAACTTGCACAACGTGTTGCCCAAGAATTTAGGGATGGTTATTACGTCAATCTGGGGATCGGCATTCCTACCTTAGCGGCTAATTTTATTCCCAAGAATATGAATGTAATGCTGCAATCAGAGAATGGATTGCTCGGTATGGGGCAGTTTCCATTGGATGAAGAGGTGGATGCTGATTTGATCAATGCTGGTAAGCAGACCGTTACAATGGTGCCGGGAGCGGCGATATTTTCGTCGGCTGAGTCGTTTGCAATGATCCGTGGTGGGCATGTTGATCTCACTGTGCTGGGCGCGTTTGAGGTGGACTGCGAAGGTAATATTGCGTCGTACATGATTCCCGGAAAGCTAATTAAGGGCATGGGGGGCGCGATGGATTTAGTGGCCGGCGCGGACAATATTATTGTCACAATGATGCACGCGTCTAAGTCGGGTGAATCCAAATTACGTACTCAATGCTCGTTACCGCTTACCGGTAAAGGTTGTATTAAGCGTGTATTGACCGATTTAGCCTTAATGGACATTGAGGGCGGCAAGTTTATCTTGCGCGAGCGTGCGCCAGGAGTGACGGTTGAGGAAATTAAAAGTCGTACTGAAGGCGCGCTATTGATCCCAGATCATGTTCCTGAAATGAGCTTTGCGTGA
- a CDS encoding CoA transferase subunit A yields the protein MSGFDKVVDSYEDALAGLEDNMMVIAGGFGLCGIPENLIKEIKRKGTKGLTVASNNAGVDGAGLGLLLEDKQIKKMIASYVGENALFEAQMMSGELEVELTPQGTLAEKMRAGGAGIPAFYTATGYGTPVGEGKEVREFNGRHYILEEALQGDFSIAKAWKADRFGNLMFRKTARNFNPMAITAGKIAVVEVEEIVEVGELDPDEIHLPGIYVDRLIKGTFEKMIEQRTVRSA from the coding sequence GTGTCAGGATTTGACAAGGTAGTGGATAGTTACGAAGACGCGTTAGCGGGTCTCGAAGACAATATGATGGTGATTGCCGGTGGCTTTGGCCTGTGCGGCATCCCCGAGAATTTGATTAAGGAAATCAAGCGCAAAGGCACTAAGGGACTTACAGTGGCATCTAACAATGCTGGAGTTGATGGCGCCGGCCTAGGACTATTACTCGAAGACAAGCAAATCAAAAAAATGATTGCGTCGTACGTGGGCGAAAACGCTTTGTTCGAAGCACAGATGATGAGCGGTGAATTAGAGGTTGAGTTGACGCCGCAGGGCACCTTGGCCGAAAAAATGCGCGCTGGTGGGGCGGGAATTCCGGCTTTTTATACAGCTACAGGATACGGCACGCCAGTCGGCGAGGGCAAAGAAGTTCGAGAGTTTAATGGGCGTCACTATATTCTTGAAGAAGCATTGCAGGGTGATTTCTCAATTGCTAAAGCATGGAAGGCTGACCGTTTCGGCAATTTAATGTTTCGTAAAACCGCACGTAACTTTAATCCGATGGCGATCACCGCCGGCAAAATCGCCGTGGTTGAGGTAGAAGAGATTGTCGAGGTCGGCGAACTTGACCCCGATGAGATTCATCTGCCCGGGATCTACGTAGATCGTTTGATTAAAGGCACGTTTGAAAAAATGATAGAGCAACGCACAGTACGCAGCGCATAA